GCCCCACCGACCACAGCCAGCGGCCCGCGAAGACCTGATCGAGCTCGGACAGATCCAGATACAGCAGGAACAGCCGGTAGCGGAAATCCAGCGGTCTGGGCGCGAAGCGGCGATGCCGCACCCATCCGGTGTAGACCGCGCTGCGCAAGCCACCGGCCACGCTGCCGGCACCGCTGTCCTGCCCGGGAGGCAGCGGCACGGCATCGGTGCTGGCTTCGCGCAGCAGCTGCATCACCAGCTCACTCCCAACTGGTGGGCGACATCGACACCGCTGCGCAGGCCGTCTTCGTGAAAACCGAAGCCCCATGCAGCGCCAGCGAACCAGGTGTGCTGCCTGCCCTGAATCTCGGCCTTGCGGGCCTGCGCCGCCAGCGCGGCGGCGTTCTGCACCGGATGCCGGTAGCGCATGCGCCGCAGCACCCTGGCCGGGTCGATGTCGTGGTCGCGGTTGAGGGAGACGATGAAGGGTTGCGGTGCGTCGATGGACTGCAGCGCGTTCATCCAGTAGCTCACCGTGCAGGGCGCTTGCGGGTCGGCCGGCACGTGCGCGTTCCAGGCAGCCCAGGCACGCCGGTCGCGCGGCAGGATGCGCGCATCGGTGTGCAGCACGGTGTCGTTGTTCTGGTAGGTGATGCCGCCCAGGATCTGCTGTTCGGCCTCGGAGGCATCGCTGAGCAATGCCAGCGCATCGTCGGCGTGGCAGGCCAGCACCACCTCGTCGAACTGTTCCTGCCCACGCAGCGAGCTCACCACCACGCCATCGGGCGTACGGCCGATGCCATGCACTGGCGTGGACAGCCGCTCCAGCACCTGCCAGCGCCGCCGCAGCGCACGCACATAGCTGTTGGAGCCGCCGCGCACCACCTGCCACTGCGGCCGCCCGCTGAGTTGCAGCATGTGGTGGTTGGCCATGAAGCCGATCAACTGGCCCATCGGAAATTCGAGAATGGTCTGCGATGGCGAGGACCAGAGCGCCGACGCCATCGGCACCAGATGCTGATCGCGGAACGCCGCGCCATAGCCGTGCCGCTGCAGATACGCGCCCAGCGTGCTGAAGCGCTCGTCGCCATGCAGCACCGCCGGCGCCTGCCGATAGAAACGGCGCAGGTCGGCCAGCATGCCCCAGAAACGGGGGCTGAGCAGGTTGCGGCGCTGGCAGAACAGCCCGTTCAAGCTGCCGGCGTTGTATTCGAGCCCACTGCGCGCATCGTGCACCGAAAAGCTCATCGTGGTTGGCTGCGCGGCCACGTCGAGCTCGGCGAACATGCGCGTGAGCAGCGGGTAGTGCTGCCGATTGAACACGATGAAGCCGCTGTCCACCGCGTAGCGCTGCCCGTCCAGGTGGATGTCGTGGGTGTGGGTGTGCCCGCCCAGGTAATCGGCGGCTTCGAACAGCGTGACCTCGTAGCGGCGCGACAGCAGCCACGCTGCGCCCAGGCCGGCAATGCCGCTGCCGACCACGGCAATCCTGCGCTCGCTCATTGGCTCACCCGTTGGCCACGGCTGACCAGCGACGCCGGCATCGGCTTGAGATCCCAGACCAGGCCCAGCCACGACAGTGCGGTGAGCCCGTACCAGGTTACGTCGTACTCCCACCAGCGCAGGCCCTGGCGTGCGGAACCGGGATAGAAGTGGTGGTTGTTGTGCCAGCCTTCGCCGAAGGTGAGCAACGCCAGCAGCCAGTTGTTGCGGCTGTCGTCGCGGGTGTCGAAGCGCCGGCTACCGAAGCGGTGCGCCAGCGAATTGATGGTGAAGGTGGCATGGAACAGTGCCACGGTGGATATCACGAACCCCCACACCAGCAGCTGTGGACCGGTGGTGTGCAGCTCCGGTGCGGCAGTGTCCAGCCAGCTGCCGAGCAGGTACAGGGCAACGGCCAGCAGCACCGGCATCACGATGTCGAAGCGGTCGAGCAAGCGCAGCTCGGCAAAGCGACGCAGGTCCGGGATGACCTCCCAGTCGGTGCGGAAATTGCGCGGGGTCAGGAACCAGCCGGTGTGGCTCCACCAGAAGCCGTGCTGGGCCGGCGAATGCGGATCGCGGCCGGTATCGGTATGCCGGTGATGGTTGCGGTGATGCGCGGCCCACCATAGCGGCCCGCGTTGCACGCAGGTGGCGCCGATGGCGGCAAACACGAACTGCAGCACGCGCGAGGTCTTGAAGGCGCGGTGCGAAAAGTAGCGGTGGTAGAAGCCGGTGAGCGCGAACATGCGCAAGGCATACAGCGCCAGCGCGGTGCCGACCGCAAACCACGATGCGCCAACCCAGAACACCGCCAGGCAGGCCAGGTGCAGCGCGATGAAGGGCAGGGCGCGCAGCCAGTCGATGCGGTCGGCGCGCGCCTCGTCCAGCGGTTCATCGGTCTGCGAATCCACCCAGCGGCGCAGGCTGCCCAGACGGCCGGCAAGCCCGCCACGCCGACGCGAGGGGCTGGGCCGGGGCGAGGCGGCGTGAGGGTCGATTCCGGTACTCGGCACGCATCAATCTCCGTGTGTAGTCGTGACCCTGTACGCAAGCGGCCGGCAAACAGATGCACCTGCCCAGTCGACCGCACGCCCGCCCAGGTCGTGGCGGTCAGCGTCGCATGGGAATCGTAGAACTGCGCGCCTGCACGCACCATCGCGCATTGCGATCTGTGCGCGCAGTATCGGTGACATGCATGAGGCTGCTTGTGAATACGGCTGCCTGCGCATGGATCGCAGGCAGCCGTGGCCTTGCTGGCTCAGGGCGCCATCGCCAGCGTGCTGATGCCGCCCTTGGCGACCACCGTACCGGTTGCCACGCCGCCTGGCGCACCGCCCGGCGGTTCCAGCGTCACTGCCAGGATCGCCTCGTTGCTGAGCATGGGCATCAGCTGGTCGGGAATCTGTGCGCGGCGTGCCCGCTGATCGTCGAAGGTGCCCATCGAATGCGCCTTGCCATCGGGCGTGATCAGCCACAGCTCGGGCACCTTGTCGGCGGTGGCGGTGCGGTCCAGCGGCGTCACCGTGATGGTGTGCTTGTCGGCATCCATCAGCGCCACATAGCCCGGACGCCCGTCTTCGGTCGCCAGGGTCGAGGTCATCGCAATGCCGGTCGCCGGCGGTGTGGTCGCCGCAGGCGGGGTGACCGGCGTCTGCACGACGGGGGTGCCGCGCGGCGGTTGCGTGGGCGCGGTGCGCAGGTTCAACAGCGCCAGTACGCACACCGCCGCAGTGGCCACGCCAGCGGCGCTGGCCCAGCGCCAGAAGCGCACGTTGTTCCAGAGCGGGGCGGGCGGCGTGCCGGTGCCTGTAGGCGCTGCCGCCGGAACGGCGCGCAGCGGTGTGTCGAAGCCCAGCGTCTGGCGCACGCGTGCCCAGACCTGGTCCGGCGGTGTCACCGCGGCGATCTCTTCCAGCAGCGGGGCCAGATGCTCCTGCCACTGCAGCACCGCCTGGGCGAACGCGGCATCGGTGGCAATGCGCTGCTCGGCCGCCAGACGTTTGTCGGCGCTGAGCAGGCCCAGCACGTACTCGCCGGCCAGCACGTCGCGCGGTGGTTCCTGGTCGATGGGAAAGGGCGTGCTCATCGTTCCAGACATGCCTTCAGTTTGGCCAGGCCACGGCGGATCCAGCTCTTGACCGTGCCGATGGGTGTATCGGTGCGTGCGGCGAGTTCTTCGTAGGTGATGCCTTCGAAGAACGCAGTGCGAATCAGCTCGCTACGCGGCGGCTCCAGCTCCGCCAGGCAATGGTCGATGCGACGGCGTGTACTGGCGCGTTCGGTACGCTCGAGGGGGAGCGCATCGTGGTCGCGCAGCTCGCCGGCATCGTCCAGCGGCACGTTGCGGCGCTGCGGTGCGTTGGCGCGCAGATGGTCGATGGCCTTGTTGCGCGCGATCATCGCCAGCCAGGTCAGCCCGCGGGCGCGGCTGGGGTCGAATTGACCGGCCTTGTGCCAGATCAGCGTAAACACGTCCTGCAGCACTTCCTCGGCTTCGGCGCGCTGAGGGATCAGGCGCAGGCACACGCCGAACAGTTTGGGCGATGTCTGCCGGTACAGCGCTTCGAAGGCATGCCGGTCGCCACCCGCGGTTGCGGTCAGCAGGCGTCCGGTCTCATCGTCGTCGTGGCCAGGGATGGCACTCATGCGGTCGGGCGTTGGGAGAGGTGAGCGCGATGCTACCGGACTGGGCCGGTGCTGTCCTTCACTTACGCCACCATAGCAGCGCAGCGGCCAGCAGCAAGACGATTTCCACACCGGCCAGCGCCGCCGTGGGCGCGGACACCGGCCATAGCCTGGCCAGCGACGCGCTGCGGAACAGCACGATGGGCACGTAGAAGGCGAGTGCGACCAGCAGGCCGGTGCGCGCTTGATCGATCCAGGCGAAGTAGCCGAACAGGAACGCCATGCCCAGCTGCAGGCCGCCATAGATGACCAGATATTCGGATTGCCCGGCCGGCGAGAGCTGGGTATAGCCCACCGCGTGTGCGGTCTTGAGCGGCGAGAGCGTGCACCAGATCGCCAGGGCGACATACAGCACTGCGTTGATCCAGAGGTAGGCCTTTGCCATGCGGGTGCTCCTGTGCGCGTAAGGGGGACCCGGGCCGTTGTACGCAACGGCGCGTGGTCGGGCGTGAAGGTGGCGCGGGCCGGCATCACGGCGCGCTGCAACTGCCGGTCAGCGGCTGCTCGCGCGCCTGACGCAAGGCATCGTCGGTACTGGCGCCTGGTGCAGCGTCCGGGAACACGATGCGCACGCGCCGATAGCGCCCCTGTACATCGCGCAGGTTGCCCACGCCGCGGAACTCCAGCAGGCGTTTGCTGGCGAGGGAATAGCGCACCTCCAGCGAGGGCACCGCCGCGCCATACCAGGCATCGAGCGAAATGCGGAAGCGGCGCTGGCCGGCAACATCGGCGATGCGTTCGACGCGGAACGCCAACTGCCGCTGCAGGCTGGGCAGCACGAAATCCACCCGTTTCGGCGCGCTGGCCAGGGCATCCCAGTGGGCGCGCAGATAGGCATCGAAACCGGCATCGATCACGCGCTCGTCGTCGCCGGCCGGGAGTGCGGCACGGCGCTCAGGCTTGCCGGGCGGTTGCTGGAACATCTCGCGCACGCCATCGCGCCGGCGCACGCCTTCGCGATACCCGTCGCGCCCGTCGGTCAGGCTGAAATCGGGCGCCGTGCCGCCACCGTCGACCTGCTTGCGCGCAAACGCCTGCCCATTGGGGCAGCGGTACAGCACCAGTCGCCCGCCGTCATCGAGCAACCAATGCGATTCGCGGTAGCGCAATGCGCCGCTGTCGGCATCGAAGACCTCGCCGTCCACGCGCGTCACCGCCGCCGCACCCATGGGCAGGCTGCCAAGCACCAGCAACAACAGCGGCGGAATCGGCCGGCAGCAGGCGGCGATCGTGGCAACGGCAGTGGCAAGTGGGCGCATCGGCACATCCTCGATGGGAGTGCTTACCCATACGGGCACGGCCGCAGCATGGATGCGCCATCGCGCGTCAGGACGTTCCTGACCGCCTGTGGGTAGAGCGAGGGGATGCCGGCGTGGCGGACCCCATGACGATCGTCAATCCGCCAGGCCTGGCGCGGCCATCAGCCCAGCGGATGCAGTGCGATGCAATCCACCGGGCACGCCGGCAGACAGAGTTCGCAACCGGTGCACAGCGGTGCGATGACCGTATGCATGTGCTTGGCGCCACCGACGATGGCATCCACCGGACAGGCCTGGATGCATTTGGTGCAGCCGATGCAGTCGGCCTCCACGATCCACGCCACCTGCGCCGGCTTGTGCGCCCCGCGGCTGCGATCGTAGGGACGTGCGGGCACGCCCAGCAGTTGCGCCAGCGCACGCGCACCGGCATCGCCGCCGGGAGGGCAGTGGTCGACCCCTGCGTGACCGTCCGCCATTGCCTGCGCATAGGGGCGGCAGCCGTCGTAGCCGCACTGGCCGCATTGGGTCTGTGGCAACAGGCGGTCGAGCCGTTCGACCAGGTCGGGCGTGGGGACGGGCATTGCGGTGTCAGTGCAGCCGATGGCCGCGATACCAGCGCTGATGCGCCAGTGCCAGCATCGGCCCGTCTTCGCGGCTGTCGCCATAGGCGTGCACGCAGGCGTACTGCCCCAGGTCGTAGCGTGCGCGGATCTGCATGGCCTTGTGCGGCCCGCAATCGCCATCGGCATAGCGCCCGCTCAGCACGCCGCCGGTGTGTTCGAGCCGGTTGCAGATCAGCGACAGCCCATGCTGCGTGCACCACGGCTGCAGATACAGATCCACCGACGCCGACACCAGCACCACGTCATGCCCCTGCGCCTGATGCCAGTCGATGCGTTGCATCATCTGGGCACGCACCACGCCCGGCAGTGCAGTGCGCGCGTAATCGGCGCCATGCATGGCCATCTCGTCCAGCGAGCGACCACTGAACACGATGCGCGTGACCCGCGCGCGCAGCGCGGCAGCGGACACCACGCCCAGCCGATAGCCCAGCACCCACGGGCCGACCTGCCACTTTGCCGCGGCCAGCTGGGCGGGCGTGGCCACCTTGCGCAGGAAGCGCGCATAGGTGTCGCAGGTGGTGACGGTGTGATCGAAGTCGAACAGGGCCAGGTGCATGGGGGCTGGGATTGGGGATTGGGGGATTCGGGGTTCGGGGTTCGGGATTGGGGAGTGGTTAAAAGCGCGGTGACTGAGTGTTCCCTTCTCCCGCGTGCGGGAGAAGGTGCCCCGCAGGGGCGGATGAGGGCACGGGCGAAGCCTCGTGCAATTGGAACGGCATCTAAGCTTGGCACCGTACCCTCACCCCAACCCCTTTCCCGGCGGGAGAGGGGCTTTGAACGCGGGGGGGCGTAGAGATGGACTCGACACCCGCTTTTGAAAGCTCTCAGTAGTCAGATGCTGAAGATGCATCGGGTATGTTTCGCAGACCAGATCGGATGTCGCTTCTACGAATCCCAAATCCCGATTCCCCAATCCCGCTTCACCGCACCGGCATGCCCGGCTGCGCGCCGCTGTCGGCATCCAGCAGCGCCAGTGCGCCGCCGTCGAAGC
The window above is part of the Xanthomonas campestris pv. badrii genome. Proteins encoded here:
- a CDS encoding sigma-70 family RNA polymerase sigma factor, which encodes MSAIPGHDDDETGRLLTATAGGDRHAFEALYRQTSPKLFGVCLRLIPQRAEAEEVLQDVFTLIWHKAGQFDPSRARGLTWLAMIARNKAIDHLRANAPQRRNVPLDDAGELRDHDALPLERTERASTRRRIDHCLAELEPPRSELIRTAFFEGITYEELAARTDTPIGTVKSWIRRGLAKLKACLER
- a CDS encoding HAD family hydrolase encodes the protein MHLALFDFDHTVTTCDTYARFLRKVATPAQLAAAKWQVGPWVLGYRLGVVSAAALRARVTRIVFSGRSLDEMAMHGADYARTALPGVVRAQMMQRIDWHQAQGHDVVLVSASVDLYLQPWCTQHGLSLICNRLEHTGGVLSGRYADGDCGPHKAMQIRARYDLGQYACVHAYGDSREDGPMLALAHQRWYRGHRLH
- the rnfB gene encoding Rnf electron transport complex subunit RnfB, coding for MPVPTPDLVERLDRLLPQTQCGQCGYDGCRPYAQAMADGHAGVDHCPPGGDAGARALAQLLGVPARPYDRSRGAHKPAQVAWIVEADCIGCTKCIQACPVDAIVGGAKHMHTVIAPLCTGCELCLPACPVDCIALHPLG
- a CDS encoding NAD(P)/FAD-dependent oxidoreductase, with the translated sequence MSERRIAVVGSGIAGLGAAWLLSRRYEVTLFEAADYLGGHTHTHDIHLDGQRYAVDSGFIVFNRQHYPLLTRMFAELDVAAQPTTMSFSVHDARSGLEYNAGSLNGLFCQRRNLLSPRFWGMLADLRRFYRQAPAVLHGDERFSTLGAYLQRHGYGAAFRDQHLVPMASALWSSPSQTILEFPMGQLIGFMANHHMLQLSGRPQWQVVRGGSNSYVRALRRRWQVLERLSTPVHGIGRTPDGVVVSSLRGQEQFDEVVLACHADDALALLSDASEAEQQILGGITYQNNDTVLHTDARILPRDRRAWAAWNAHVPADPQAPCTVSYWMNALQSIDAPQPFIVSLNRDHDIDPARVLRRMRYRHPVQNAAALAAQARKAEIQGRQHTWFAGAAWGFGFHEDGLRSGVDVAHQLGVSW
- a CDS encoding acyl-CoA desaturase; its protein translation is MPSTGIDPHAASPRPSPSRRRGGLAGRLGSLRRWVDSQTDEPLDEARADRIDWLRALPFIALHLACLAVFWVGASWFAVGTALALYALRMFALTGFYHRYFSHRAFKTSRVLQFVFAAIGATCVQRGPLWWAAHHRNHHRHTDTGRDPHSPAQHGFWWSHTGWFLTPRNFRTDWEVIPDLRRFAELRLLDRFDIVMPVLLAVALYLLGSWLDTAAPELHTTGPQLLVWGFVISTVALFHATFTINSLAHRFGSRRFDTRDDSRNNWLLALLTFGEGWHNNHHFYPGSARQGLRWWEYDVTWYGLTALSWLGLVWDLKPMPASLVSRGQRVSQ
- a CDS encoding DUF4345 domain-containing protein, translated to MAKAYLWINAVLYVALAIWCTLSPLKTAHAVGYTQLSPAGQSEYLVIYGGLQLGMAFLFGYFAWIDQARTGLLVALAFYVPIVLFRSASLARLWPVSAPTAALAGVEIVLLLAAALLWWRK
- a CDS encoding anti-sigma factor; this translates as MSTPFPIDQEPPRDVLAGEYVLGLLSADKRLAAEQRIATDAAFAQAVLQWQEHLAPLLEEIAAVTPPDQVWARVRQTLGFDTPLRAVPAAAPTGTGTPPAPLWNNVRFWRWASAAGVATAAVCVLALLNLRTAPTQPPRGTPVVQTPVTPPAATTPPATGIAMTSTLATEDGRPGYVALMDADKHTITVTPLDRTATADKVPELWLITPDGKAHSMGTFDDQRARRAQIPDQLMPMLSNEAILAVTLEPPGGAPGGVATGTVVAKGGISTLAMAP